CCTGATGCGGGTATTAGAGAAGCCTCCCGCCCGAAGCTGATCCACCATGTGAAATGTATGGGCCTCCGAGGGTGCAACGCAGATCAGGAATTTTCTGAACATAGTCAGGCTGGTTTGGTGGTGTAGGAACTGGGTGTAAGGCCGGTGTATTAAGCTGGAAGAATGCCACTGACCGGGTGGTGAGACGCCTTCGGCTCCTTAGCGTTTTCGGGGCCCTCATCGCCATGATTTCCTTGCAGACCGCCCGGCTTCACCCGGCGCCCTCCCGTACTTCGCAACGATCTTGGCCTTCAACATGGTCCAGACAACGGCACTCCGATCGTTACGCACCCTAGATAATCAAAAAGCACGGATTGCAGGCTGCAATGCACCATGCAGAACGCTAGGGCGTTTTGCATGAGTCGCGCTGTCGCTTTTGACCGTTCCAGCGGAAACCTTCGGCGTTTTAGGGGGTGTCCTCTTCACGTAAAATGGCACAGTGAAAGCTCTTGCATCGAACCGAAAGATGTACGACCAACGCGACCACCCTCTTGACAGCGGCGAGCGCGCTCGCGCCTTGACCCAGTTTTTCACAGAGGCGTCACGTGCTAATCAAGGTAACTTCGCTCAGGTAGCACTGGGCTATCCGGATTCCTTATCCATCTCGGCCGTGGGCGTTGTCCGGACATGTTGAGAGAGGAGCTATGAAGGGCGCCTCCTGGAGAATAAGGTTGGGGCAGGGGATTCTAATCCGTTTGGGGTTGTGGCTTTTGCCCATCCATGGGTCGGCTCAGACTTCGGGCGTTACCAACCAGGTCGGGGAGGCGATCCGCCGTCTCAAAGACATGAGCTTGGCTGAGTTGCTCGATGAGCGGGTCACCATCGTGTCAAAAACGACGGAGCTCTCGTCACAGGCCCCCGCAGCCGTCTTCGTGGTCACCGGGGAAGATATCCGCCGATCTGGAGCAACCAGCTTGCCTGAGGCCCTGCGATTGTCCCCCAACCTCTCTGTTGCCCAAGTGAACTCGAGCGAGTGGGCCGTGAGTGCTCGAGGTTTCAACAATACTCTCGCCAATAAGTTGCTGGTCATGATCGATGGGCGCACGATTTACACCCCGCTCTATGCCGGTGTCTTTTGGGATGCCCAGCATGTGCTGCTCGAGGATGTGGACCGCATCGAGGTCGTCAGTGGAGCGGGAGGCGCTCTCTGGGGAGCGAACGCCGTAAACGGAGTGATCAACGTGATCACCCGCAGCGCAAAGGATACCCAGGGCACTTATATCACCGGCGGCGGGGGAAGCTTTCTCCAGGATTTCGGTGCGATCCGTTACGGAGCGGCGGCGTCCTCGAATCTCTTCTATCGGGTCTACGTTCAGCGGTTCGATCGGAATGAAACCTCCCTGGCGAACGGGCGATCCGCCCAGAACGGCTGGGACCTGACGCAAGGAGGCTTTCGAACGGACTGGGACCTTTCCGAACTTAGCGCGTTCACCTTCCAAGGCGATTTTTACGGCGGCACCCAGAGCCGTCCCACGTCTTCCATTGGAATCGATGGACAGAATCTGCTCGGTCGCTGGACTCGACGTTACGCAAACGGAGCCGAGCTGAAGGTGCAGACTTACTTCGATCGTACGTGGCGGGAGATTCCCAATGCGTTCGTGGAGGACTTAAAGACTTATGACATCGACCTGCAGCACCAGCTGCCTTTGGGGGAACGTCAGACCCTGGTCGTCGGGGGCGGGTATCGCTTGATGCAGGATCGCATCACCAACACGCGCGTGGCTGCTTTCCTCCCCCCCAATCGAGACCTACAGCTGGCGAGCGCGTTCTTCCAGGATGAGATCGAGTTGGTTCCTGAACGCCTCAAAACGACGCTGGGCGCCCGGATCGAGCATAACGATTACTCGGGTATCGAAGTGCAACCCAGCGTACGTCTGGCGTATATGCCGGCCGAGCGGCAGATTGTGTGGGCGGCAGTCTCAAGGGCCGTTCGGGCGCCCAGCCGCATCGATACCGACTACTACACGCCGGCGCCTCCCGTCCCGGTCGGGGTTCCTCGGTTGTCAGGCGGGCCTGGGTTCGAAGCCGAGGATCTCCTCGCCTATGAGCTGGGTTATCGCGTTCAGCCAACGGATCGCCTCCAGTTTTCCATCTCCCCTTACTATAACTTTTATAAGGATCTGCGCAGCTTGGACCTCATCGGGCCCGGAAGCTATGTGTTGGCAAATCATTATCGGGGCGAAATCTGGGGTGTTGAGCTGACGTCCAAATATCAGCTGAGTGATAATTGGAGGATTCAAGGGGGTTACAACTACCTTCACAAGAATCTCTGGCCGGATGGTCCGGGAGGGGTCAATGCCAGCGTGCGAGAGGGAAACGATCCGCAACACCAATTCTCCTTCCAATCCATCCTCAATCTTTGGAACGGGTTTCAACTGGATGCCACGGGTCGATTCGTGGATACCTTGGACAATCCCCGTGTGGACAGTTATTTCAGCATCGATGTGAGGCTGGCCTGGCAATACAAACGGATGGAGTTCTCGGTTGTCGGCCAGAATCTTTATGATTCCAAGCACCCAGAATTTGGAACTCAGGAAATCCCGCGCAGCGTTTACGGAAAGATCACATGGAGGTTCTGAGACACGCTAGACACCTGCCGAGAGCATGGAGGCTTTTGCGTGAGGGAAGCCACCTCGCGCTTACGGGCCTGATGTGGATTGCCTTAACCTGGGCGGCACCGTGGTCCATCGGCCAGGAGGTCTCGCGGGAGTATCAGCTGAAGGCGGTGTTGTTGTATAACCTGACTCAGTTTGTCGAGTGGCCGGCCTCCGCCTTTCCTTCTCCAGAATCGCCGTTTATTGTGTGTGTGGTGGGTCCGGATCCCTTCGGCGGTGCGCTGGATGAGGCGGTGCGGGCGGAACGGAGCAACAACCGCCCCATCGTCATTCGTCGGATCAACCGAATTGAGGAGGCCGCTGACGCGCAAGTGGTGTTCTTCGGGCTCGCCCGGAGAAATGAAGTGGCCGAGGCTCTGAAACGAGTTCGAGGCCGTTCGCTGCTGACCGTGAGTGACTTCGACGGATTCCTGTCCTCTGGCGGGACCGTGCGGATGGCATCAACCCCGGACCGCAAGATCAAACTCCGGGTCAATCTAGACAGTGCGAAAGCCAGCGGGCTCACGATGAGCGCCAAGCTTCTGCGAGTTTGCACGATCGTGCAGGCAGGAGATGAGTGAGCATGCGATTCAGAGATTTTCCCATTAAGCGCAAATTAGTGGTGGTGAATCTGGCCACCAGCTTCTCGGTGTTGATCCTCACCTGTGTCGCCCTCTTCTCCTATGAGCTCCACAGCTACAAGGCTGCCAGCACCCGGGCCATCTCCACCATGGCGGAGCTGATCGCCGCGAACAGTGCCGCCGTGATTATTTTTGACGATAAAAAGCTGGCGGAGGAGCTGTTGTCAGGCCTGCGTGCTGAGCCGGAAATCGTCGCGGCCGCGCTCTTCGATCATCAGGGGCAGCTCTACGCTCGCTACCCCGCCCATCAAACCAACAACCCGATTGCTACCGCGGAAG
This DNA window, taken from Verrucomicrobiales bacterium, encodes the following:
- a CDS encoding TonB-dependent receptor: MKGASWRIRLGQGILIRLGLWLLPIHGSAQTSGVTNQVGEAIRRLKDMSLAELLDERVTIVSKTTELSSQAPAAVFVVTGEDIRRSGATSLPEALRLSPNLSVAQVNSSEWAVSARGFNNTLANKLLVMIDGRTIYTPLYAGVFWDAQHVLLEDVDRIEVVSGAGGALWGANAVNGVINVITRSAKDTQGTYITGGGGSFLQDFGAIRYGAAASSNLFYRVYVQRFDRNETSLANGRSAQNGWDLTQGGFRTDWDLSELSAFTFQGDFYGGTQSRPTSSIGIDGQNLLGRWTRRYANGAELKVQTYFDRTWREIPNAFVEDLKTYDIDLQHQLPLGERQTLVVGGGYRLMQDRITNTRVAAFLPPNRDLQLASAFFQDEIELVPERLKTTLGARIEHNDYSGIEVQPSVRLAYMPAERQIVWAAVSRAVRAPSRIDTDYYTPAPPVPVGVPRLSGGPGFEAEDLLAYELGYRVQPTDRLQFSISPYYNFYKDLRSLDLIGPGSYVLANHYRGEIWGVELTSKYQLSDNWRIQGGYNYLHKNLWPDGPGGVNASVREGNDPQHQFSFQSILNLWNGFQLDATGRFVDTLDNPRVDSYFSIDVRLAWQYKRMEFSVVGQNLYDSKHPEFGTQEIPRSVYGKITWRF
- a CDS encoding YfiR family protein, translating into MWIALTWAAPWSIGQEVSREYQLKAVLLYNLTQFVEWPASAFPSPESPFIVCVVGPDPFGGALDEAVRAERSNNRPIVIRRINRIEEAADAQVVFFGLARRNEVAEALKRVRGRSLLTVSDFDGFLSSGGTVRMASTPDRKIKLRVNLDSAKASGLTMSAKLLRVCTIVQAGDE